From Oryctolagus cuniculus chromosome 17, mOryCun1.1, whole genome shotgun sequence, a single genomic window includes:
- the DHRS13 gene encoding dehydrogenase/reductase SDR family member 13, translating to MEALLLGAGLLLGAYVLIYYNLVKAPPCGGIGSLRGRTAVVTGANSGIGKMTALELARRGARVVLACRSRERGEAAAFDLRQESGNNEVIFMALDLASLASVRAFATAFLSSEPRLDILIHNAGISSCGRTREAFNLLLRVNHIGPFLLTHLLLPLLKKCSPSRVVVVSSAAHRRGRLDFTRLDRPVVGWRQELRAYADSKLANVLFARELATQLEGTGVTCYAAHPGPVNSDLFLRHLPGWLRPLVRPLAWLVLRAPKGGAQTPLYCALQEGIEPLSGRYFANCRVEEVPPAARDDRAAHRLWEASKRLAGLGSGDEDDDEPHEDPQPEEPTVSEPSPSPQSSPDWSKVTRRIQVKAGPQSPVS from the exons ATGGAGGCGCTACTGCTGGGCGCCGGCTTGCTGCTGGGCGCCTACGTGCTCATCTATTACAACCTGGTGAAGGCCCCACCGTGCGGCGGCATCGGCAGCCTGCGGGGCCGCACCGCCGTGGTGACGG GCGCCAACAGCGGCATCGGGAAGATGACAGCGCTGGAGCTGGCGCGCCGCGGAGCGCGCGTGGTGCTGGCCTGCCGCAGCCGGGAGCGCGGGGAGGCGGCCGCCTTCGACCTGCGCCAG GAGAGTGGGAACAACGAGGTCATCTTCATGGCCTTGGACCTGGCCAGCCTGGCCTCAGTGCGGGCCTttgccactgccttcctgagctccGAGCCACGGTTGGACATCCTCATCCACAATGCCG GGATCAGCTCCTGTGGCCGGACTCGAGAAGCCTTCAACCTGCTGCTTCGGGTGAACCACATCGGCCCCTTCCTGCTGACACACTTGCTGCTGCCTCTTCTGAAGAAATGCTCCCCCAGCCGCGTGGTGGTGGTGTCCTCCGCTGCCCACCGCCGTGGGCGCCTCGACTTCACACGCCTGGACCGCCCAGTGGTGGGCTGGCGGCAGGAGCTGCGGGCCTATGCCGACAGTAAGCTGGCCAATGTACTGTTTGCCCGGGAGCTCGCCACCCAGCTTGAGGGCACTGGTGTCACCTGCTATGCGGCTCACCCAG GACCTGTGAACTCAGACCTGTTCCTGCGCCACCTTCCTGGATGGCTGCGCCCACTTGTGCGTCCCCTGGCTTGGCTGGTGCTCCGAGCACCAAAAGGGGGTGCTCAGACACCCCTGTACTGTGCTCTGCAGGAGGGCATCGAACCCCTGAGTGGGAGATACTTTGCCAACTGCCGTGTGGAGGAGGTCCCCCCGGCGGCCCGAGATGACCGGGCAGCCCACCGGCTGTGGGAGGCCAGCAAGAGGCTGGCAGGGCTTGGGTCTGGGGACGAGGATGACGACGAACCTCACGAAGACCCCCAGCCTGAGGAGCCCACCGTTTCCgaaccctcccccagccctcagaGCTCACCAGACTGGTCTAAGGTGACACGGCGAATTCAGGTTAAAGCTGGGCCTCAGTCCCCGGTCTCCTAA